One Rosa chinensis cultivar Old Blush chromosome 3, RchiOBHm-V2, whole genome shotgun sequence DNA window includes the following coding sequences:
- the LOC112191784 gene encoding LOW QUALITY PROTEIN: uncharacterized protein LOC112191784 (The sequence of the model RefSeq protein was modified relative to this genomic sequence to represent the inferred CDS: deleted 2 bases in 1 codon), with protein sequence MVGLTETLFSWSLEDIFNEDLYKNKVEKIPESFQSVDQYFGSYLYPLLEETRAQLHSSMETIDSAPFAEVVDFKESKPYGTKQYTVKVDCWRNRFSERGNDPYKTLPGDLFILANAKPETVSELQLAGRSWSFVSVTHLVSNISQIQKKDENGDEETSLCFKIESSKEFEVDDSTSLFIVFLLNLIPSRRIYKALYMQGNLTIIKEVLCSDSVAQENPSYEKNNDIMEKGLDENLLSGLNEAQTGAVLACLGMRHCGAKSSVELIWGPPGTGKTKTIATLLFTLLKKNCRTLICAPTNVAITEVASRLLKMVTEAESNAMFCSVGKILLLGNKERLKLKVGSDIEEIYLGHRIEKIIECIGPQTGWRHCFASMINLLEDCVCDYNIYLGNELTELTEGEEQNSAREVNDERRSGPGVSEGKCKTFLEYFRNRFLSTALPLRYCISIFCTHMTKSCIPEHIFKDMVSLILLVDSFGMLLFEGNVISEALEGRFSCSEVEGVSELYVADSIPLVMKRKECLVALRTLQYSLSKLQLPDFRNGTDLMDLCFLGASLVFCTASSSFKLHRQEMEPFTFVVIDEAAQLKECESTIPLQLPGVKHVILVGDERQLPAMVKSNVSQEAGFARSLFERLSTMGHPKHLLNMQYRMHPSISFFPNSSFYNNLILDAPNVTKKSHEKHYLPGPIYGPYSFINVNDGREEKDEDGHSRKNMVEVAIVLKVLRNLYKEWLNSKQKLNVGVVSPYAAQVVAIQENLGQKYDNLDGFKVKINTVDGFQGGEDDIIIMSTVRSNSHQSLQFISNIQRVNVALTRARHCLWILGNEKTLCSSDSVWKDLVLDAKSRECFFNADQDKDLAKAIVDVKKELDQLDDLLNADSILFKNARWKVLFSDNFLKSFKKLTSASLKKSVLNLLLKLSTGWRPRKRNVETGCSSSSLILKKFKVKSLYIVCTTDIAKDIVCTTDTAKDMRYIQILKVWDILLLEDIPKLEYRLETILNRYTDDFISLCKEKYLEGDLEVPQSWPLSLEFSRFKDPTVTETKRDFVGDTSDGRSYVENSQVSESLLLMKFYSLSSGLVNHLLSDSGVENWISRLKLQTKKGRLYFIRSSFIVGRSGTGKTTVLTMKLFQREQWHHLAVQGCYGTENSNDEQSSATTEGKILRQLFVTVSPKLCFAIKQHVTHLKSFACGGSDPAERSLIDIVDFDEEQSQFKDIQDSFHDIPPSSYPLVITFYKFLMMLDGTLSNSYFARFCDASLPHGQFRNSRSVVFQAFIRTKEVNYERFSSSYWPHFNTQLTKNLDVARVFTEIISHIKGGLGAIEACDGKLSREDYVKLSDGRASNLSKQNREQIYEIFQAYEKMKMENNEFDLADFVNDLQRRLKHEKYVGDQMDFIYIDEVQDLTMSQIALFKHMCNNVDEGFVFSGDTAQTIARGIDFRFQDIRHLFYKKFVLDSRSKKQDERKGKGQISEIYHLTQNFRTHAGILKLSQSIIELLYRFFPLSIDVLKPESSLIYGEAPVVLESGENENAIIKIFGNSGNIVGFGAEQVILVRDDSTRKEISNVVGKHALVLTTVECKGLEFQDVLLYNFFSSSPLKNQWRVIYDYMKEQDLLDSTLPKKFPSFSEAKHNILCSELKQLYVAVTRTRQRLWICETVEEISKPMFDYWKKKYLVQVRRLDDSLAQAMQVASSTEEWRSRGIKLYRENNYEMATMCFERAGDTYWEQRSKAAGLKAIADRMRMSNPEEANSILREAAEIFDAIGKADSAARCFSDLGEYERAARIYFEKCGDTELERAAECFTLAGCYEDAADVYAKGNFFLECLSVCAKGKLFDKGLGYIDYWKRHAVENSSLTRGGEGIHKMEQEFLESSALHYHKMKDKRSMMKFVKAFQSISLMRNFLRRLGSLDELLLLEDQFGNYLEASEIAQIKGEILLKSNYLGKAGEFKDASMHILFYVLASSLWSSGSKGWPMKKFAQQAALLKKTKSVAKNETDDFYELVCTEVDILLNEQDNLAVFHQMKASQRHASIIGEVLSARKMLDSHFSLRTDKYLWEKELISDFAKHSEDMISQNQVSIESLVYFWNFWKEKIVLVIECLGCLETQDVNVNRSYQKFCLNYLGVWRLSNQMNPVYVLLFPDADWVRDVDKSYFQSHGKLVSIDVRQLISAAQKYWSSELLAVGIMVLEKLDELSKFSIKSSDSTFFQSRALTFIYDVAVYLLNCKCLKRRPQDAKALQKFVTFSTERFVACVFPLDWRESFRENMISLRRTDASKNVLNQVIVEYISSKNELSYGQIGRIAMTILGSGKLNFELCKKLVKKLDSNPPWKDFIENLCASTEPGNTSQKPREVSVMWLLSEALVETYDANWRVVKDYISPGCFLYLVERLLIWASQCRGYVITTSSCFTEWLMYQDEDTHVKPSIEGILHFVINVVTECLGNKADLIEWIRKSNADWNTCYSLLVPRLVFLLCLLCVNFGICLDVLSDVLGRSYITEQLPWEFYDTLKRRRRNNFLNINVEVLAAALKKIHNTLVIASFGFDCSRFVCPDAIFVDMKAIQSKDDLFRIMFPKPPVIQVAPGRIGFVEAGGNTLCDGVLSVNDIDAGKSSLNSNLVGDTDELLDAEDGQSRGEEICKANVSTPMCPQPDAVSASTSATQANKKGNRKNNTKKNKARRGRK encoded by the exons GTGGAAAAGATTCCTGAATCATTTCAGTCGGTTGACCAGTACTTTGGGTCTTATCTGTATCCTTTATTGGAAGAAACTCGAGCTCAGTTACATTCCAGTATGGAAACTATTGACAGTGCTCCATTTGCGGAAGTAGTTGATTTTAAAGAGTCCAAGCCATATGGAACAAAGCAATATACAGTCAAGGTTGATTGTTGGCGAAACAGGTTCAGTGAACGTGGCAATGATCCATACAAAACTTTGCCTGGGGATCTTTTTATTTTAGCAAATGCTAAACCTGAAACTGTTTCTGAATTACAACTGGCTGGCAGGTCATGGTCTTTTGTATCTGTAACTCATCTTGTGTCTAACATCTCACaaattcagaaaaaagatgagaATGGGGATGAGGAAACTTCTCTTTGTTTTAAAATCGAGTCTTCAAAAGAGTTTGAAGTCGATGATAGCACATCACTGTTTATTGTTTTCTTGTTGAATTTAATCCCCAGTCGAAGAATATACAAAGCATTGTACATGCAGGGAAATTTGACAATTATCAAAGAAGTTCTATGCTCTGATTCTGTG GCTCAGGAAAATCCTTCCTATGAGAAGAATAATGACATCATGGAGAAGGGGTTAGATGAGAATTTATTGTCAGGACTTAATGAGGCCCAAACTGGGGCAGTTTTGGCTTGTCTTGGAATGCGGCATTGTGGTGCAAAGTCTTCGGTGGAACTTATATGGGGTCCTCCTGGGACAGGAAAAACTAAAACAATCGCTACTCTGCTTTTTACTCTGTTAAAGAAGAATTGTAGGACTCTTATTTGTGCCCCAACAAATGTTGCAATAACTGAAGTTGCTTCTCGTCTTCTGAAAATGGTGACAGAAGCGGAGTCCAATGCAATGTTTTGTTCAGTTGGAAAAATCCTTTTACTTGGGAATAAGGAACGACTCAAACTCAAAGTTGGTTCAGATATTGAAGAGATATATTTGGGCCACCGTATTGAAAAAATCATCGAGTGCATAGGACCACAAACTGGTTGGAGGCATTGCTTTGCTTCCATGATAAATTTACTTGAAGATTGTGTTTGTGATTACAATATTTACTTGGGCAATGAGTTGACTGAACTCACTGAAGGGGAAGAACAAAATAGTGCTCGTGAAGTGAATGATGAACGCAGAAGTGGACCAGGAGTTAGCGAGGGGAAGTGCAAAACATTTCTTGAATATTTCAGAAATAGATTTCTCTCTACCGCATTGCCACTAAGATATTGCATTTCTATCTTCTGTACCCATATGACCAAAAGCTGCATTCCAGAACACATATTCAAGGATATGGTTTCTCTTATCCTCTTAGTTGATTCCTTTGGGATGCTGTTGTTTGAAGGTAATGTTATTTCAGAAGCATTGGAAGGCCGTTTTTCTTGTTCAGAGGTTGAGGGTGTATCTGAGTTATATGTAGCTGACTCAATTCCTCTTGTCATGAAGAGAAAGGAATGCCTTGTAGCTTTACGCACTCTACAGTATTCTCTTAGTAAACTTCAACTTCCAGATTTTAGGAACGGAACTGATCTAATGGATTTATGTTTCCTAGGTGCATCCTTAGTATTTTGCACTGCATCTAGTTCATTTAAGCTGCATAGACAGGAAATGGAGCCATTTACCTTTGTGGTTATTGATGAAGCTGCACAGTTGAAAGAGTGCGAGTCAACTATACCCCTGCAACTACCAGGAGTAAAACATGTAATTCTTGTTGGTGATGAACGCCAATTGCCAGCTATGGTGAAAAGCAAT GTTTCTCAAGAAGCTGGTTTTGCAAGAAGCTTGTTTGAGAGGTTAAGCACAATGGGTCACCCAAAACACCTTCTAAATATGCAGTACAGAATGCATCCGTCAATAAGTTTCTTCCCAAATTCTAGTTTCTATAATAACCTGATCCTGGATGCTCCAAATGTCACAAAAAAAAGCCATGAGAAGCACTATCTTCCAGGGCCAATATATGGTCCTTATTCTTTTATAAATGTAAATGATGGAAGAGAGGAGAAGGATGAGGATGGACATAGTCGAAAGAATATGGTTGAGGTTGCTATTGTTTTGAAAGTACTGCGGAATCTTTACAAAG AATGGTTGAATTCAAAACAGAAACTCAATGTTGGTGTGGTATCTCCCTATGCTGCTCAAGTAGTGGCAATTCAGGAAAATCTTGGACAAAAGTATGACAATCTTGATGGCTTTAAAGTGAAGATAAATACAGTTGATGGGTTCCAGGGTGGGGAAGACGACATAATTATAATGTCCACTGTAAGATCCAACAGCCATCAATCACTTCAGtttatttcaaatattcaaagaGTCAATGTTGCTCTCACAAGGGCTAG GCACTGTCTCTGGATTTTGGGCAACGAAAAAACTCTATGCAGTAGTGATTCTGTTTGGAAGGACTTGGTTCTTGATGCCAAAAGTCGTGAATGCTTCTTTAATGCTGATCAAGACAAGGATTTGGCCAAGGCCATAGTAGACGTAAAGAAAGAGTTGGACCAATTGGATGATTTGCTCAACGCCGACAGCATACTTTTCAAAAATGCCAGATGGAAG GTGCTTTTTAGTGATAACTTTTTGAAGTCATTCAAGAAACTGACGTCAGCCTCTTTGAAGAAGTCAGTGCTAAACCTTCTACTGAAGCTTTCAACAGGCTGGAGACCTAGGAAGCGCAATGTAGAGACAGGTTGTAGTAGCTCTTCACTAATCTTGAAGAAATTTAAGGTTAAATCTCTATATATTGTTTGCACAACAGACATTGCAAAGGATATTGTTTGCACAACAGACACTGCGAAGGATATGAGATACATTCAAATATTAAAGGTCTGGGACATATTGCTCCTGGAGGATATCCCAAAGTTGGAATATCGCCTGGAGACTATTCTAAACAGATATACAGATGATTTTATTAGTCTTTGCAAGGAGAAATATCTTGAGGG TGATTTAGAAGTTCCACAGAGCTGGCCACTTTCTCTGGAATTTTCCCGGTTCAAAGATCCTACTGTCACTGAAACCAAGAGAGATTTTGTTGGTGACACTTCTGATGGCAGGAGTTATGTTGAGAATTCACAGGTCAGCGAGAGTTTGTTGCTAATGAAATTTTACTCTTTATCATCTGGTTTGGTGAACCACTTACTCTCTGACTCTGGGGTAGAGAATTGGATCTCCCGTTTGAAGTTACAGACCAAGAAAGGGAGATTATACTTCATC AGAAGTTCTTTTATAGTTGGACGGTCAGGTACTGGGAAGACCACCGTCTTAACCATGAAGTTATTCCAAAGAGAACAATGGCACCATTTGGCTGTGCAGGGATGTTATGGTACTGAAAACAGCAATGATGAGCAAAGTTCTGCAACTACTGAAGGGAAAATTCTACGCCAGCTTTTCGTTACAGTGAGTCCTAAGCTATGTTTTGCCATCAAGCAACATGTTACACATTTGAAAAG TTTTGCGTGTGGTGGAAGTGACCCAGCTGAAAGAAGTTTGATTGATATAGTTGATTTTGATGAGGAGCAATCCCAATTCAAGGATATCCAAGATTCATTTCATGATATTCCTCCGAGTTCTTACCCTCTTGTGATAACATTCTATAAGTTCCTGATGATGCTTGATGGAACATTGAGTAACTCATACTTCGCAAGGTTCTGCGATGCATCACTTCCTCATGGCCAATTTAGAAATTCGAGATCAGTTGTGTTCCAGGCCTTTATAAGGACAAAAGAAGTCAATTATGAGAGGTTCAGTTCATCATATTGGCCCCATTTTAATACTCAGCTAACTAAGAACCTTGATGTTGCAAGAGTCTTTACAGAGATTATTTCTCATATAAAAGGTGGCTTGGGAGCTATAGAAGCATGTGATGGGAAGCTCAGCCGGGAGGATTATGTTAAATTGTCAGATGGCCGAGCTTCTAATTTAAGCAAGCAAAACAGAGAACAGATATATGAGATATTTCAAGCTTATGAAAAAATGAAGATGGAAAATAATGAATTTGATCTGGCTGACTTTGTAAATGATCTTCAACGTCGACTCAAGCATGAGAAATATGTGGGTGATCAGATGGattttatttatattgatgAGGTTCAAGATCTCACAATGAGTCAAATTgctttgttcaaacatatgtgcAACAATGTTGATGAGGGATTTGTTTTTTCTGGTGATACAGCACAAACAATTGCCAGGGGTATTGATTTTAGGTTCCAAGATATACGACATCTGTTCTACAAGAAGTTTGTGTTGGATTCAAGAAGCAAGAAgcaagatgaaagaaaaggaaaaggccAAATTTCTGAAATATATCATTTGACTCAAAACTTCCGTACGCATGCTGGTATATTGAAGTTATCACAGAGCATTATTGAGCTACTATATCGCTTTTTTCCTCTTTCAATTGATGTTTTAAAACCAGAAAGCAGTCTGATTTATGGGGAAGCTCCGGTTGTGCTTGAATctggagaaaatgaaaatgcaaTCATCAAAATATTTGGAAATAGTGGAAATATAGTTGGCTTTGGTGCAGAGCAGGTGATATTGGTACGAGATGATAGTACTCGAAAAGAAATTTCCAATGTTGTTGGGAAGCATGCTCTTGTCCTAACCACAGTTGAGTGCAAGGGCCTTGAGTTTCAG GATGTACTCTTGTACAACTTTTTCAGCTCATCTCCGTTGAAAAATCAATGGAGGGTTATTTATGATTACATGAAGGAACAAGATTTACTCGACTCTACATTACCCAAGAAATTTCCAAGTTTCAGTGAAGCGAAACACAACATATTATGCTCTGAATTGAAGCAATTATATGTTGCTGTTACTCGCACAAGACAGAgattgtggatttgtgaaactGTAGAGGAGATTTCAAAACCCATGTTTGACTATTGGAAGAAAAAATATCTTGTGCAAGTTAGGCGACTTGATGATTCACTTGCACAAGCCATGCAAGTTGCAAGCAGCACAGAGGAGTGGAGATCCCGTGGGATTAAG CTATATCGTGAGAATAACTATGAAATGGCCACAATGTGCTTTGAAAGAGCTGGTGACACTTACTGGGAACAAAGGTCCAAAGCTGCTGGCCTTAAAGCTATTGCTGACCGTATGCGAATGTCAAATCCTGAAGAGGCTAATTCTATTCTTAGGGAAGCTGCTGAAATATTTGATGCTATAGGGAAGGCTGATTCTGCTGCAAGATGTTTTTCTGATTTGGGGGAATACGAAAGAGCAG CCAGGATATATTTTGAGAAATGTGGTGATACTGAATTGGAAAGAGCTGCTGAATGTTTTACTCTAGCAGGATGCTATGAGGATGCTGCAGATGTGTATGCTAaaggcaatttttttttagagtgtCTCTCTGTCTGTGCCAAAGGCAAACTATTTGATAAAGGTTTGGGATACATCGATTATTGGAAAAGGCATGCAGTAGAGAACTCTTCTTTAACTAGAGGAGGAGAGGGGATACATAAGATGGAACAAGAATTTCTAGAGAGCTCTGCACTCCACTATCATAAGATGAAAGATAAAAGATCCATGATGAAATTTGTTAAAGCCTTCCAGTCTATATCATTGATGCGGAATTTTTTGAGGCGTTTAGGTAGCCTTGATGAACTTCTTTTGCTGGAAGATCAATTTGGAAACTATTTGGAAGCTTCGGAGATTGCACAGATTAAGGGAGAAATTCTACTTAAATCCAATTATCTTGGAAAGGCAGGTGAATTCAAAGATGCCTCAATGCATATCCTATTCTATGTACTTGCCAGCTCTCTTTGGTCATCTGGCAGCAAGGGCTGGCCCATGAAGAAGTTTGCACAACAGGCAGCTCTTTTGAAAAAAACCAAGTCAGTTGCCAAGAATGAGACAGACGACTTTTATGAGTTGGTTTGCACTGAGGTTGATATCTTATTGAATGAACAGGATAATTTGGCTGTGTTTCATCAAATGAAGGCTTCTCAGAGACATGCAAGTATTATAGGTGAAGTGTTATCTGCTCGAAAAATGTTGGATTCCCATTTTTCTCTGAGGACTGATAAGTACTTGTGGGAAAAAGAATTGATCAGTGATTTTGCGAAGCATTCTGAAGACATGATATCCCAAAACCAGGTTTCCATCGAATCACTAGTTTACTTCTGGAATTTTTGGAAGGAAAAGATTGTTCTCGTGATTGAATGTCTAGGATGCCTTGAAACCCAAGATGTTAATGTAAACAGAAGTTATCAAAAGTTTTGTTTAAACTACTTGGGAGTATGGAGGCTATCTAATCAAATGAATCCTGTGTACGTTTTACTCTTCCCTGATGCTGATTGGGTCAGAGATGTGGACAAAAGCTATTTCCAAAGTCATGGGAAGCTGGTCTCCATTGATGTTCGCCAGCTTATTTCAGCTGCTCAGAAATATTGGAGTTCAGAACTGCTTGCTGTAGGCATTATGGTTTTGGAAAAGCTTGATGAGCTTTCCAAGTTCTCTATCAAGAGTTCTGATTCAACATTCTTCCAGAGCAGGGCTCTTACCTTCATCTATGATGTTGCGGTGTATCTCTTGAATTGCAAATGTTTGAAGAGAAGGCCTCAAGATGCCAAGGCACTGCAGAAATTTGTAACTTTCTCAACTGAAAGGTTTGTTGCTTGCGTGTTTCCTTTAGATTGGAGGGAATCATTTAGAGAGAATATGATTTCTCTTAGAAGAACTGATGCTTCAAAGAATGTGCTGAATCAAGTTATAGTTGAATACATCAGCTCAAAGAACGAGCTGTCTTATGGTCAAATTGGAAGGATCGCAATGACCATTCTCGGGTCTGGTAAGCTGAATTTTGAACTATGTAAGAAGCTTGTGAAAAAGTTGGACTCCAATCCACCATGGAAGGACTTTATTGAGAACCTATGTGCGAGTACTGAACCTGGAAATACCAGTCAGAAGCCTAGAGAGGTGTCTGTTATGTGGCTATTATCTGAGGCTTTAGTTGAAACTTATGATGCAAACTGGAGGGTTGTTAAAGACTACATATCACCTGGTTGTTTCTTGTATCTTGTGGAGCGTCTTCTGATTTGGGCTTCTCAATGTCGAGGTTATGTTATCACCACAAGTTCTTGTTTCACTGAATGGCTGATGTACCAGGATGAAGATACTCATGTGAAACCATCTATAGAAGGCATCCTTCATTTTGTTATTAATGTGGTTACCGAATGCCTTGGTAACAAGGCAGATCTGATTGAATGGATTAGAAAGTCTAATGCAGATTGGAATACCTGTTATTCACTACTCGTGCCAAGATTGGTCTTTCTACTATGTTTGCTTTGTGTGAACTTTGGAATATGCTTGGATGTACTCTCTGATGTGCTGGGAAGGAGCTATATCACTGAACAACTTCCATGGGAATTTTACGACACCCTTAAGAGGCGGAGGAGGAACAATTTTCTGAATATAAATGTGGAAGTGCTTGCAGCAGCTCTCAAGAAGATTCACAATACTTTGGTAATTGCTAGTTTTGGGTTTGATTGTTCAAGGTTCGTATGCCCAGATGCCATCTTTGTTGACATGAAGGCCATTCAGTCCAAGGATGACCTATTCAGAATAATGTTTCCTAAACCACCAGTCATTCAAGTTGCACCAGGTCGAATTGGATTTGTTGAAGCTGGAGGTAATACTCTTTGTGATGGTGTACTTTCTGTAAATGATATCGATGCAGGGAAGAGCTCTTTAAACTCCAACTTGGTGGGAGACACTGATGAGCTGCTTGATGCTGAAGACGGTCAGAGTAGAGGTGAGGAAATCTGCAAAGCCAATGTGTCTACACCAATGTGTCCACAACCTGATGCAGTCTCGGCTTCTACTTCTGCAACCCAAGCAAACAAAAAGGGCAACCGCAAGAATAATACTAAGAAAAATAAGGCGCGAAGAGGCCGAAAGTAG